The sequence below is a genomic window from Coffea arabica cultivar ET-39 chromosome 4c, Coffea Arabica ET-39 HiFi, whole genome shotgun sequence.
attttaggaaattgtttatggttttacACTACACATATATAATTTAAGTGTCACATTTAAGAAAAAGCATAAAGTTATATCAACTAGGTCATTTTATCTTCAAAATTTCATCTACTTCTATCATTTGAAACTCCATTTCTTCTCCTGTTGTTGttgtaaaaataaatatatgtcaTTACGTAAAATTGATGCATGTCATTACGTAAAATTGATGCCCTACTTCTTAAATCCCACCATCCCGTAgtaaaaaagtttaaaatatGCATAGGAGGTCACTAcaaaaacttagaaaaataaaaactttaaTTATGCCATGCATGCTCCCCACGTGGAAAATACTTGAAGATTGTTGTACAACACATGGCAATAGCCATTTGCAGCTGCCAACATTTGGAATCCAAACACTGTGATTGAGCCACTCCTCCGCCAAGCAAAGCCAATACAGTCACTACGTACTCTGTCTTCTTGtcattcattttttaatttaatttaatcgaAATCACACGAAATTAtaataatagaaatttatagattttcaaatcaagaagaattaaattaaataaatcacgatttttttttttttatattttacccttTGTCCGGTTACAATTTTTCTgacattttaatttttgggcaatattccaaataattttccaaTGGAAAGCAACAAACTCGAATGCAACCTAAAAAATCAGTCAGGAAAAGTGTGGAATCTTATTCCTGGTTGCACATGAAGATTGATTGTTGAACCTACTAAATTGCATTGCAAGATAATTGGATTATCCCACGGCACTAAGGGGAACTGATGTGGTGAGACGCTACTGCTCTCTGACGGGCAAACATTGGGTAAAACTTCTTTCCCCAGAGGAGGAGCAAACATTAGTAAAAGTTTGTCAATATGAAGTCATAGAACTCATGACTTGTAGCGACTAAAGAGTAAAGACGACAACTGACAGGAATCAGAAAGAAAGACTACAAATTAAACAACCGCTCTGGCACCGCCACCAGCTTGTGCCATATATGTTAGGAGCCTCAGGGACTCGATCGAGAGTGATAATGGGACGAAGTATTCAAGGGCACTTTGGTCCTCCTTTCTTTGTCTTCCAGTTGTTGTAGCAAGCACAAACCTGCTTGTTTCCAGAGTATCCAGGAGGAACGCAGAGGCACTTTGCACAGCATTTGTTACAGAAGAGTTGACAGGGCTGATTCAAAGAAGCCCGTGTCTTCTGACACCTCCTCTTGCATTGCGAGCCGCACTCTGGTGTGACAACATATAAAGCAGCAGTTTTGATTTAGAAATTCGCAGTAGCTTTGAATACTTAGAGCAAGTATCAGATATGAGAAGGGGTGGCGATGCAAAATTTTAGAATACACCAGGCTGCATTTTTAAACTTGGATTCTccattaccaaaaaaaaaaaaaagggttaatgaTGAAAGCTGATGTTGTCTTTCTTGATCATAATAATTAACTTAAAGcaaattctgcaattttcttggGACTAGGGGCGTACAATTGTGTGAAAAGATGTGTGTACATTTGAATTGCATTTGTTTATTCCTCCCTGTGGTCAAACTTCAAATAGGAACTAACAACACCAACCTACATTAATCTTGGAATATTAATTAATTAGCTCCAACTACAACGATTAACACTAAATTCAGGTTTTAGctcttttcaagaaaatcaaacgAAGTTAAAGCAAGCaacaaggaggaaaaaaaaataatagccAATCAAAAAAGAAGGAACAAATGTGAAGGAGGAGTACTTACCGTAACCCTTTAGGCTCCCTTCACCATATCGTGCCTGCAAATAGAGTAAAAGATTTTcgtgaggaaaaaaaaaaaaaaaactctttgtGAGAAAACAGTGCTAATCAAAGAAGCAATAATTTGTTCTTGAATAAAATGTACGGTTCAGACAATCCATGAATGCTCAATCAAGGGTTAGAGAGAGCTGAGTAAACTTACCCTATCAATGTGGGCATTGGCCATAGCCGTGGTTGCAACCATGGAGATGGCAATGAGGGCCAAAATAACAAGGCAGAGGATCTTAGCCATTGCCACTCACCAAAGTGCcagaagaagaacaagaaagaGAAGCTTTAATGAGTTTAGTACTGCTGCCTGCTTGCCGGTGGTGTAAAGCCTAGTGTGGGGTTGGAGACTATATATAGAGACAAATTATTGCAACAGAGGAAGGAAAAGGCTCAAAAGAAGGATTAATTTGCATTGTTGTTATCCTCATACTTTATGATAACTCTATGGGCATGCCTCAAAACTTCTTGAAATTGTATGGACCTCCCCATTTCATGTTTCTGTAAATTCTGTTGATGAAGGTGAAAAATGGTCTTCATATCCTTCTAGTCATTGCAGGGTTTCTTCCGAATTTGAATCCAGACACTTTTCAATGATGAAAAGTTGTAAAAAGGTTAGCAGTACAATTTTAGGAATCAAAGTCTATATGGGATCTGCTTGTAAGTATCATGACATCCACAAGGGGTTTACTGCAATTTATCCAACCTTTTTCTGAAAATTCATTATTATAAGGTTCTTTggggaataataaaaaaaaaaaaagaaactgccGGTGATTGATTATGTGTTACAAGTGGGGTAGTTAGTTGGAAAGTGGGGGCGGACCCCAAGAAAACAGAGAAATGCATCAGCACATTGGATCAGTTTCCCTGCACCAAATGGATATTGACGTTAGATGACAactaatgaagaaataaattagtACCAAGTTAGAGCTTTTCGTTCTCTGTGTCCCGGAGGGCACATGTTGGCAGTCCATCAGCCCCAAGATGAGAACGTTGGTAGGGAATGATTAAACAAGAACCATACGATGGTTGGGGACGCGGGACCGGAGACAATCGCTCCGAAAGGTGTAACACCATTTATACATGGTGTAATATCATCTGTACAAATTATAATAATAGAATAACAGCGAGTAATATTAGAATAACATTTTTGTGGGTCTCACACgacgtgaaaatcgagttacaagaCGTGATCTAAACCCCACAAATTTTTGAGGCCTCATCCAGACCGTGAAATGCCTGGAATATTGTCTCTGACAACCGTCCACGCCCCTCGTCCGATGGTATAATCAAGAATCAGAATATGAATCTGAGCGTATGGCAGCAGGATCGTGCGTGAGCAGTgtttctggattttttttttaatatgagaAGTAGCGGATATTTCTTTTGTCCCACTTTAATAGTTTTATGTTTTTAGTACATCCGTCTCAAATTATAGttcatttttaattaaaaaatatagttaacttttaaattttctaaaatattcTTATTTATTGTACTTTGTTATCATTGAGTATAACTTACCTTATTTAATAGTACAATTAACATTTTCATTAATAATTATTTTGATTCATCTCTTGAATGATGCAACTTTTTATCAGTATTGTTGTTTGTTATAATTGATGTAAAGGTATAATGATTAATTATATTCCCAACCTTAACATAagggtgtttttaaaaaaaaacagtaagttagatttacttttttttataataaaattaactaatttttcttaGATTGCACGAAAAAGAAAGTCAAAACTATTAAATtggaacggagggagtataaaATTTGATTGCAATTAAAATAGAATTTTTCTAACGAGTGTTCTTAGGGTACTCCTCGTTAGCACAAATAACATTCACCTAACttactatatatatacatattaaaaatagttattattatcccttatatttatttatttatttatttaattaatcttatatttttaaaaacatAACGTATGAAATATATAATTGGGCATGAAATATACCTTAACGAGTAGAGCACTCTTCAGACACACCGATTAAAATAAGAGGTGAATAATTGGGTAAAGGGAGAAAAGTTGGCATGTGAGGCCATCTGAGGGAAGCACATGAACCGAAGATGCGCCCAGAGACCAATCCACCGCACCGTCCGCTGTAACCATCCCTTGTTTTCTGCCTCGCCATATGCTTCTTCTGAAAAAGTCATATGTTTGGCTCGCAACTGCCATTCCTTAATTAATTGCCTGCGTTGCTTTAgtactctttttcctcttcttctatATATTCTGTTTGTTTTTCAACGCCTGATGATAATGTTCGTTGGATAATTGCATGACAACTATACATACATGCATGTTTGTATGAAGAACATGAGTTACACAGCTTTTGCACGTCCCCTTTCGATGGTTGGTTTTTAGGGCATTTTCATTagttgaatttattttttttaacaaaaagggACCAATTTTCGACTATAGTTGtcgaaaagaaaaatttttgctttttattcatttatttgtagttaaccctttttttttttttttttttctctcaagcTGAGAGCAATCTACATACAATTGGGTCTGATTTTAAACATTTGACTTAATTCGAGCTGAAAGCAAAGAAAGGCTTGATTCGACTTATATGAATTAGAAGACATCAAAAACGTTTGATTTTAGCTTGTGAAAGACCAAATTGCTTCATTTTATATGTGAGGGGTCATAATATAATATCGTTACAATGTGAGAGATGATTGGTGTGGTTTTTCGTATGTATATTGCCAATTTTGTCCTATAAATTTTGCACATGTAATGTGTCTGTAACTTTAATGGGCAAAAAAATATGACTTAAAAAATGTTCAAAAACCAAAAAGATGCAATATTGGTTTGTGAAATAACTAAAAAGGATTAATCCTTCCTATACTGATACTGTTGGTTTTGAAAGAATgacaattatgtaaaatttgaatttgaaatccaattTTTATACATGCGTCATGAATTTTACGGTGATAGTGCATACACCgttagtatatataaaatttaccctCACTAAAATACTATCCATAAAATACGAGGGTCGAGTGAtgccatttttctttaaaaaataaattaaaattcattttactgACGTAAGAAGGTATAATAAAtattcaaatatattacaataacacaatattttctaagtttctatTGCCCTTTTTCTCTTATGCAAAATCGATTGTTTTAGACTCGAAAAGGAATACACGTAAACAAAAGTCAGTCTCTCATAACCGCAAAAACACTtggttgaaaaaaataaaaaaagaaaaacacaaaaatgtggataaatAATCGCATCCATAGGAAAAAAGTTTTGCTTTTGAAAGGCAACGTTAATAGTACTAACTTCAATAAATGACTTGCAGTGCAGAACATTCAATACTGTAAAAATttatcttgtttggattgtagtttttttggcgaaaaaattttatatttttcataaacatgttttcaaatcattttttttttatcttacaaaCATCACATCCTTAAAAATtgctacaatattttttttccacaaGAACTCCTAAAAACTTTtctgaaaaaaatgaaataaaaatcacattcaattatgTGTAAAGTTAAAAAACATATATCTTTGAAGCCTTCAGATATGGTTGCGCTTCCCCAATAGTTTCCAATCAGCTTGGTTGAGTTTTCATGTAAAATGCTAGGGATCCTGCCTAGTAGCTTAGGATTTTTTCCAAGCCAATTCGGCTCTTACAAGCTATTATTGCTGGATATATCATATTCATTTAACAACTCATCAATGAATATATCTATTGAAACATCAGAAAACCACATCAAATATCTAGGCAGCAGAAAAGCTGACAATTAGTCTAACTATGGTCCAGGCTTCAAAGTTCAAACCGTCAAAACTAACAAAATATTACTACCAAACTGAACTGTAATTAATGTATCTTCAGATTAAATTTTGTTGATACCGAAATATGCAACCATAACAtactctctccctttttttataactgacgtttaagaaatttgctccagtgtacttttatctgtcgttttatAATCTCCATacagtattaattattttttcacaattttgcccttttatctctcttttccaatacagggttcttaattactactcctagtAATTATTGCTTCTCTCTTTGTAACAACCCTAGTAATTATCTGCCCCTCCGTATTATCTGCCCCTCattggacaattaatgagggtacaaaaggaaaatagtgtacagatttaagcaatgaaaaaaattttttaattagtGTGTAAAACCTtgaacgtcagttataaaaaaagggagtgAGTAATATATATTGGAGGTCAAAGTGCTCATCAACTTCTAAAGCAAGACATTTAATGAGTGCACAAAACAAGTAGTCAAAGATAATCGGCACGAAAAAACTAACCGTACGGCCGTCAAAGCACGGATCAATACTACCCAAGTTGGATCATGGGTGAACATTTTAAACAGTAGGAGTATATGTCCATGGTTGCGTCTATGGTGGAAAGCTGAGTCAGCTTTGTACCGTAGGCAGAACAAATGGAATCAGGACAGCACATGAGCATGGGCCAGGCAAAGGACAGCGACCGTGAAATAGCTACCGAAACCGGGCAGAAGGAGTTGTAAAGATGCGACCCACTTTAGTATATGAACTGTATTATTGTAAATAAACATGCACCCGCACAAGTTGTGGGCATGTTTTATGAATCCCAAAACAAACTATGGTTACCTGATGATGATTAACATCAGGTAAGCATTTATAGTTTAAGATTGGAGTACACATGGCTTAATTAGATGATTTATTAGAAACATAATTAGCACAGTACTTCAAGAAATTAGAATCGTGACATAATTGACCCAGtagattttaatttaaatttagaaattagaTAAATAATCTTATATGTAACATGGTGACTTTTAAATTAATATCGAATTTGTAGATGGTAATCATAAACTTAATTAACATAGCACTTCAAGAAACTAGAATT
It includes:
- the LOC113741847 gene encoding gibberellin-regulated protein 6-like; this encodes MAKILCLVILALIAISMVATTAMANAHIDRARYGEGSLKGYECGSQCKRRCQKTRASLNQPCQLFCNKCCAKCLCVPPGYSGNKQVCACYNNWKTKKGGPKCP